A DNA window from Elephas maximus indicus isolate mEleMax1 chromosome 17, mEleMax1 primary haplotype, whole genome shotgun sequence contains the following coding sequences:
- the LOC126060640 gene encoding putative olfactory receptor 8G2, whose protein sequence is MAAGNHSTMTEFILIGLTEKPELQLPLFLFFLGVYVVSVVGNLGMITLIGLSSHLHTLKYYFLSSLSFIDLCHSTVVTPKMLVSFVTEKNTISYPECMTQLYFFLIFIISECHMLAVMAYDRYVAICNPLLYNVTMSYQACSWLAVEVYMMGLIGATAHTGCMLRVVFYKAKIINHYFCDLFPLLELSCSNTYINELVVLCFSAFNILGPTLAIVGSYVFIIASILRICSTEGRSKAFSTCSSHILAVTLFYGSAAFMYLQPSNVSSMDQGKVSSVFYTIFVPMMNPLIYSLRNKDIKVALSKIIEKRLFCISKSL, encoded by the coding sequence ATGGCAGCAGGAAATCACTCCACGATGACTGAGTTCATCCTCATTGGGCTAACAGAAAAGCCGGAACTCCAGctgcctctctttcttttcttcctaggagTCTATGTGGTCAGTGTGGTGGGGAACCTGGGCATGATCACACTGATCGGGCTCAGTTCTCACCTTCATACCCTCAAGTACTATTTCCTCAGCAGTTTGTCGTTCATTGATCTCTGCCATTCCACCGTCGTTACCCCAAAAATGCTGGTGAGCTTTGTGACAGAGAAAAACACCATCTCCTACCCTGAATGCATGACTCAGCTCTActtcttccttatttttattatatcagAATGTCATATGTTGGCTGTGATGGCATATGATCGCTATGTTGCCATCTGTAACCCATTGCTTTATAATGTCACCATGTCTTATCAGGCCTGCTCCTGGTTGGCAGTTGAGGTATATATGATGGGCTTGATTGGTGCCACAGCTCACACAGGTTGCATGCTAAGAGTGGTTTTTTATAAGGCTAAAATAATTAACCACTACTTCTGTGATCTTTTTCCATTACTGGAACTCTCCTGCTCCAACACTTACATCAATGAACTGGTAGTTTTGTGCTTCAGTGCATTTAACATTCTTGGGCCAACCTTGGCCATTGTTGGCTCCTATGTCTTCATCATTGCCAGCATCCTGCGAATCTGCTCCACTGAGGGCAGGTCCAAAGCCTTTAGCACATGCAGCTCCCACATCTTGGCTGTTACACTCTTCTATGGTTCTGCAGCATTCATGTACCTGCAGCCATCAAATGTCAGCTCCATGGACCAAGGAaaagtgtcttctgtgttttACACCATTTTTGTGCCAATGATGAACCCCCTGATCTATAGCCTGAGGAATAAAGACATCAAAGTTGCTCTCAGTAAAATCATTGAGAAAAGACTATTTTGCATTAGTAAAAGTTTGTAA